In a genomic window of bacterium:
- the gyrB gene encoding DNA topoisomerase (ATP-hydrolyzing) subunit B translates to MTDLPLETGTVKRAGYEASSITVLKGLEAVRKRPAMYIGDTGTRGLHHLVYEVVDNSVDEAMAGHCDEIRMTINTDGSVTVVDNGRGIPVDIHPEEKRSALEVVMTLLHAGGKFSRDSYKVSGGLHGVGVSVVNALSEWLWVEVKRDGKKWRQSYKRGAPDAPAQEVGPARGTGTTVCFMPDSQIFKNTEFNFATLIERLRELAYLNSGLRIIADDKRDGMKEEFQFDGGLSQFVKYLDENRTAVHKKVIAFSQEREGVPVEVAMQYNDGYSENIFTYVNNINTVEGGTHLTGFKAALTRTINNYAEKNKLFKKENFQLSGDDVREGLTAVLSVKVAEPQFEGQTKTKLGNGEIKGIVEQIVNDKLGQYLEENPHAAKAIIEKSVNAARAREAARKARDLTRRKSALESGSLPGKLADCTTKNIEESELFIVEGDSAGGSAKQGRNREFQAILPLKGKIINVEKARINKILDNEQLRTLIQAIGGVSGIVESNGSGNGDEEAAENSDNGEEELLKKVRYGKIIIMTDADVDGAHIRTLLLTFLFRYMRPLLERERVYIAQPPLFRVQKGKKVYYAQNEEERDRYTQELGGTGVSIQRYKGLGEMNPEQLWETTMDPESRSMWKVTLEDAAAADKIFDILMGDAVEPRRQFIEANAKYVTNLDV, encoded by the coding sequence ATGACTGATCTACCTCTCGAAACGGGAACCGTGAAGCGAGCGGGCTACGAAGCCTCCTCGATCACCGTTCTCAAGGGTCTCGAAGCGGTTCGCAAGCGGCCCGCCATGTACATCGGCGATACCGGCACGCGCGGCCTCCACCATCTCGTTTACGAAGTCGTGGACAACTCCGTGGACGAAGCCATGGCCGGGCACTGCGACGAGATTCGCATGACCATCAATACCGACGGCAGCGTGACCGTGGTGGACAACGGCCGCGGCATTCCGGTGGACATCCACCCTGAAGAGAAGCGCAGCGCGCTGGAAGTCGTGATGACGCTCTTGCACGCCGGCGGCAAGTTCTCGCGCGACAGCTACAAGGTCTCGGGCGGGCTGCACGGCGTGGGCGTGTCGGTGGTCAACGCGCTCTCCGAATGGCTGTGGGTCGAAGTCAAACGCGACGGCAAAAAGTGGCGGCAGTCCTACAAGCGCGGTGCTCCCGACGCTCCCGCTCAGGAGGTCGGCCCGGCGCGCGGCACCGGAACCACCGTCTGCTTTATGCCCGACAGCCAGATTTTCAAGAACACGGAATTCAACTTCGCGACGCTCATCGAGCGGTTGCGTGAGCTGGCCTACCTCAACAGCGGTCTGCGCATCATCGCCGACGACAAACGCGACGGCATGAAGGAAGAGTTCCAGTTCGACGGCGGACTCTCGCAGTTCGTCAAATACCTCGACGAAAACCGCACGGCCGTTCACAAGAAGGTCATCGCCTTTTCGCAGGAACGCGAGGGCGTGCCCGTGGAAGTGGCCATGCAGTACAACGACGGCTACAGCGAGAACATTTTCACCTACGTCAACAACATCAATACCGTCGAGGGTGGTACGCATCTGACCGGATTCAAGGCGGCGCTGACGCGCACGATCAACAACTACGCCGAAAAGAACAAGCTGTTCAAGAAGGAAAATTTCCAGCTTTCCGGCGATGACGTGCGCGAGGGCTTGACGGCGGTGTTGTCGGTGAAAGTAGCCGAGCCGCAGTTCGAGGGCCAGACCAAGACCAAGCTCGGCAACGGTGAAATCAAGGGCATCGTCGAACAAATTGTCAACGACAAGCTTGGACAGTATCTCGAGGAAAATCCGCACGCGGCCAAGGCGATCATCGAAAAGAGCGTGAATGCCGCGCGGGCGCGCGAAGCCGCTCGCAAAGCGCGCGATCTGACGCGCCGCAAGAGCGCGCTCGAATCGGGCAGTCTTCCCGGAAAACTCGCCGACTGCACGACCAAGAACATTGAGGAGAGCGAGCTGTTCATCGTTGAGGGCGATTCGGCGGGCGGCAGCGCCAAGCAGGGTCGCAACCGCGAGTTTCAGGCGATTCTTCCGCTCAAGGGCAAGATCATCAACGTCGAGAAAGCGCGCATCAACAAGATTCTCGACAACGAGCAGCTCCGCACGCTGATTCAAGCCATCGGCGGTGTGAGCGGAATCGTCGAGAGTAACGGAAGCGGCAACGGAGACGAAGAGGCCGCCGAGAATAGCGACAACGGCGAGGAAGAACTGCTCAAGAAAGTCCGCTACGGCAAAATCATCATCATGACCGACGCCGACGTGGACGGCGCGCACATCCGCACGCTGCTCTTAACGTTCCTCTTCCGCTATATGCGGCCGCTCCTCGAAAGGGAACGCGTGTATATCGCGCAGCCGCCGCTCTTCCGCGTGCAGAAAGGCAAGAAGGTCTATTACGCGCAGAACGAGGAGGAGCGCGACCGCTACACTCAGGAACTCGGCGGAACCGGTGTTTCCATTCAGCGGTACAAGGGTTTGGGCGAGATGAATCCCGAGCAGCTCTGGGAGACGACCATGGACCCCGAATCGCGCTCGATGTGGAAGGTCACGCTCGAAGACGCTGCCGCCGCCGACAAGATTTTCGATATTCTCATGGGCGACGCCGTCGAACCCCGCCGCCAGTTCATCGAAGCCAACGCGAAATACGTAACGAATTTGGACGTGTAA
- a CDS encoding putative phage abortive infection protein: MQAWYKRKYFFIGLGAIILVMVLWRLLPEICPYAQHERFGGVESLFTGLAFAMLIVTAWMQKEELELQRKEHEQTREELREQLFDTRFFSLLQAFNNVIQNTTWYDEDSKTAKRYEGKESFKYIHRNWEVKHKDKILQAQQSPLLTYRRSADLFPEIIRDEWKEFYSENAHNLGQYYRTLFNLMKFVDNAPEGIDREFRADIVRESLSDHEQALLLYKLIADNDEFGRLAKKYRLIKHVRGELLIHEDHRGFFPYSTSEDR, from the coding sequence ATGCAAGCATGGTACAAACGCAAATACTTTTTCATTGGTTTGGGCGCCATTATTCTTGTGATGGTTCTGTGGCGATTGTTGCCAGAAATCTGTCCCTATGCCCAGCACGAGAGATTTGGCGGCGTTGAGTCTCTCTTCACCGGTCTCGCATTCGCGATGCTGATTGTAACGGCATGGATGCAGAAGGAGGAATTAGAGCTTCAGCGAAAGGAGCATGAGCAAACAAGGGAGGAACTTAGAGAGCAGCTTTTTGATACGAGGTTTTTCAGCTTATTGCAAGCATTTAATAATGTAATACAAAACACAACGTGGTACGATGAAGATTCAAAGACTGCAAAACGCTACGAGGGCAAAGAAAGCTTCAAGTACATACATCGTAATTGGGAAGTCAAACATAAGGATAAAATTCTACAAGCCCAACAATCGCCACTTCTAACATATAGAAGAAGCGCCGATCTTTTTCCAGAAATAATAAGAGATGAATGGAAAGAGTTTTACTCTGAGAACGCTCACAACCTGGGACAGTATTACAGAACACTCTTCAATTTAATGAAGTTTGTTGATAACGCACCCGAGGGCATTGATAGAGAATTCCGTGCAGACATTGTAAGGGAATCACTATCTGACCACGAACAAGCTCTCCTCTTATATAAACTTATAGCGGATAATGATGAGTTTGGTCGGCTTGCGAAGAAGTACCGCTTAATAAAACATGTTAGAGGCGAACTGCTGATTCATGAAGATCACCGAGGGTTTTTCCCCTATAGCACATCTGAAGACAGATAG
- a CDS encoding nucleotidyltransferase domain-containing protein, giving the protein MTERVQEILCELKARLTELYGERLEKLILFGSQARGDAEPDSDIDVLVVLKGDVDVGRELWRVSEITSEISLANRTQVTSVVMPVNHYGAGQSPFLMNVASEGVAV; this is encoded by the coding sequence ATGACCGAACGCGTCCAAGAGATTCTGTGTGAACTGAAGGCCCGGCTGACCGAGCTTTACGGGGAGCGGCTGGAAAAGCTGATCCTGTTCGGTTCGCAGGCCCGCGGCGATGCCGAGCCGGACTCGGACATTGACGTGCTGGTCGTGCTGAAAGGGGACGTGGATGTCGGGCGTGAACTGTGGCGAGTGAGCGAGATTACCTCTGAAATCTCACTGGCCAACAGGACCCAGGTGACCAGTGTCGTAATGCCGGTCAATCATTACGGTGCCGGGCAGAGCCCATTTCTAATGAACGTGGCGAGCGAAGGCGTCGCGGTATGA
- a CDS encoding HEPN domain-containing protein — protein sequence MMEKQELYLRKANRSLRAATLLFDAELFDVAISRAYYTMFYVASAMLLEKGLQFSKHSAVVAAFGQHFVTTGLVPKEYHRILIHAEDERNVADYVTGLQLKKADAAELIERAKQFIELGEKILGPVSEKDTQ from the coding sequence ATGATGGAGAAACAGGAACTCTATCTCCGCAAGGCCAATCGGAGCCTTCGCGCCGCCACCCTCCTGTTTGACGCTGAGCTTTTTGACGTTGCGATATCGCGGGCTTACTACACGATGTTCTATGTAGCATCGGCAATGCTGCTCGAAAAGGGCCTGCAATTCTCCAAGCATTCCGCAGTGGTGGCGGCGTTCGGGCAGCATTTCGTAACAACGGGACTTGTGCCCAAGGAATATCACCGGATATTGATTCACGCAGAAGATGAACGCAACGTCGCTGACTACGTGACCGGGCTGCAACTGAAAAAAGCAGACGCAGCCGAATTGATCGAACGAGCCAAGCAGTTTATTGAGCTTGGCGAGAAAATCCTCGGCCCCGTGTCGGAGAAAGATACGCAGTAG
- a CDS encoding SRPBCC domain-containing protein, which translates to MYSFELKTVIAAMPSKVFAAITDPRYVTKWDYCRWMQNDMRLGGRLRKRDEENRLFESEIVAFDPPGRFAVVQPVLVDTEDEDEGRFPVRMEYAIESHENQSLLTFSAAGFPSEELCEREKNSWGGYFLEKLKKVAEHN; encoded by the coding sequence ATGTATTCCTTTGAACTGAAAACCGTCATTGCGGCGATGCCGAGCAAGGTGTTTGCCGCCATCACCGATCCCCGGTACGTCACCAAGTGGGACTACTGCCGGTGGATGCAGAACGACATGCGGCTGGGCGGACGACTACGAAAACGCGACGAGGAAAACCGCCTGTTCGAAAGCGAGATCGTCGCCTTCGATCCGCCGGGCCGCTTCGCCGTCGTGCAGCCGGTTTTGGTGGACACCGAGGATGAAGACGAAGGCCGCTTCCCGGTGCGGATGGAATATGCCATCGAGTCCCACGAGAACCAGTCGCTGCTAACGTTCTCGGCCGCCGGTTTTCCCTCAGAAGAGCTGTGCGAGCGCGAGAAGAACTCGTGGGGCGGATACTTTCTCGAGAAGCTCAAGAAAGTCGCTGAACACAACTGA
- a CDS encoding saccharopine dehydrogenase NADP-binding domain-containing protein codes for MKPEIVILGAGLMGRVVAYFFVNHPDGPIPVRLAEHDERQLADAVEWLSSELVEPVRADAAGDLDLGRVLTGARVCVSCVPYFLNPKVARAALRARVSMLDLGGNPEVTDVILGMDADARRKQMVFIPDTGLAPGLASILAWELVHRFEKCEAVHLRVGGLPQKPEGPLGYAQFFSIHGLLNEYLEEAREIRDGQEILVPSPSDCEELEFAGLGKFEAFVTSGGTSTLPRTLLGKVRHLDYKTIRYPGHCEALRLLCDLGLASTQVYRFDSGELSPRRMLTRVLEENLPKNVPDIVLVRVTATGDGGREEKIELVVRQDDTRGLSAMGQLTAFPAAAIALAIHRGKVPPGAHPQETVIPFAWMKEQLGKFGIVI; via the coding sequence GTGAAACCGGAAATTGTCATTCTCGGAGCGGGTCTCATGGGCCGCGTGGTGGCGTACTTTTTCGTGAACCACCCCGATGGTCCGATTCCCGTGCGATTGGCCGAGCACGATGAACGACAGCTTGCCGATGCGGTGGAGTGGCTGTCGAGCGAGCTGGTCGAGCCTGTGCGCGCAGATGCGGCCGGAGACTTGGATCTCGGAAGGGTGCTGACGGGTGCGCGAGTGTGCGTTTCGTGCGTGCCGTATTTCTTGAATCCCAAGGTGGCCCGGGCGGCGCTGCGGGCGCGCGTTTCGATGCTTGACCTCGGGGGAAATCCCGAAGTAACCGACGTGATTCTCGGCATGGATGCCGACGCCCGCCGCAAGCAAATGGTGTTTATCCCCGATACGGGGCTGGCGCCGGGGCTGGCCAGCATTCTGGCCTGGGAACTCGTCCATCGCTTCGAGAAATGCGAAGCGGTCCATCTGCGCGTGGGCGGGCTGCCGCAGAAACCGGAAGGGCCGCTGGGGTACGCGCAATTCTTCTCGATTCACGGTCTCCTGAACGAGTATCTGGAAGAAGCGCGCGAAATCCGCGACGGCCAAGAAATTCTCGTGCCCTCGCCGTCGGACTGCGAGGAGCTGGAGTTCGCGGGGCTTGGCAAGTTCGAAGCGTTCGTGACTTCGGGGGGAACCTCGACCCTGCCGCGCACGCTCTTGGGAAAAGTCCGCCACCTCGACTACAAAACGATTCGCTATCCCGGCCATTGCGAGGCCCTTCGCCTGCTCTGCGATCTGGGCCTCGCCTCCACCCAAGTCTATCGCTTCGACAGCGGAGAACTCAGTCCGCGGCGGATGCTGACACGCGTTCTCGAAGAGAATCTGCCCAAAAACGTTCCCGACATCGTGCTCGTCCGTGTGACAGCCACGGGAGACGGCGGCCGCGAAGAGAAAATTGAACTGGTGGTGCGGCAGGACGACACGCGCGGGCTGTCGGCGATGGGACAACTCACGGCCTTTCCCGCCGCGGCCATCGCTCTGGCCATCCACCGCGGTAAAGTCCCCCCCGGCGCTCATCCTCAGGAAACCGTCATCCCCTTCGCGTGGATGAAAGAACAGTTGGGGAAGTTCGGAATTGTGATTTGA